A window of the Dongshaea marina genome harbors these coding sequences:
- the brnQ gene encoding branched-chain amino acid transport system II carrier protein: protein MTFAFFLGAGNIIFPPKAGYMAGEHMSLAMLGFLITGVGLPLLGIVAVAFARGGLPVMTRLLPSGVALLFGVVINVTLGAALVCPRAGLVAYEMGIHPFFPGAGHGSLLLFSVLFFGLSTVLALTQGRLLDAIGKVLTPLLIILLLVLAFAVFIAPQGGTPAAVGDYVAYPFSTGFLQGYNTMDIFASLMFGMLIIDVLKARGVQDGPSLFKYLAYAGIISAMGLVFVYLSLFYLGATSLGVAPATANGGNIIAAYVMSLFGQPGLIILAAIVLLACLTTAIGLISASSDFLHQQLGLMSYRKWVLLSGVCCILVSNVGLSELIKLSSPLLVFCYPLVITLVLLTFVRPKLARPEFTYKIVLGVGALFSLCDGLRSIHSEFPGSPSWFALKFFDAVPLAEQGLAWVLPTAVTLLLCMLTLRFVQSKTACAVSG from the coding sequence GGCCGGATATATGGCCGGGGAGCATATGTCTCTGGCGATGCTGGGCTTTTTGATAACTGGCGTTGGCCTGCCTCTGCTTGGGATAGTGGCCGTCGCTTTTGCCCGGGGCGGCTTACCTGTGATGACACGGCTGCTTCCTTCCGGGGTTGCGCTGCTGTTTGGGGTGGTGATTAATGTCACCCTGGGGGCGGCTCTGGTGTGTCCGCGAGCCGGACTTGTAGCTTACGAGATGGGGATTCACCCCTTCTTTCCCGGTGCCGGACATGGCAGTTTGCTGCTGTTTTCTGTACTGTTTTTTGGTCTTTCAACGGTGCTGGCTCTGACCCAGGGGCGATTGCTGGATGCGATTGGCAAGGTGTTGACTCCTTTGCTTATTATCCTGTTGCTGGTGCTGGCATTTGCCGTATTTATTGCCCCCCAGGGAGGAACCCCGGCAGCGGTGGGTGATTATGTTGCTTATCCCTTTAGCACCGGCTTTTTGCAGGGCTATAACACCATGGATATCTTTGCATCCCTGATGTTTGGAATGCTGATCATCGATGTGTTGAAGGCGCGTGGTGTCCAGGATGGCCCCTCTTTGTTTAAATACCTGGCTTATGCAGGGATCATCTCTGCTATGGGGCTGGTGTTTGTTTATCTGTCGCTGTTTTATCTTGGTGCCACCAGCCTCGGGGTTGCACCAGCGACCGCCAATGGCGGTAACATTATTGCGGCCTATGTGATGTCACTGTTTGGTCAGCCGGGTCTGATAATACTGGCCGCGATCGTATTACTTGCCTGTCTGACCACGGCGATCGGTCTTATCTCGGCTAGCTCAGATTTTTTACATCAGCAGCTTGGGCTGATGAGTTATCGCAAGTGGGTCCTGTTAAGCGGGGTCTGCTGTATCCTGGTGAGTAATGTCGGCTTGAGTGAGCTGATTAAGCTTTCCTCTCCCCTGCTGGTGTTCTGTTATCCGCTGGTGATCACCCTGGTGCTACTGACTTTTGTCCGTCCCAAGCTGGCTCGCCCTGAGTTTACCTATAAAATCGTGCTGGGAGTGGGGGCTCTGTTTAGCTTGTGTGACGGGCTGCGCTCGATTCACAGTGAATTCCCGGGTTCACCCTCCTGGTTTGCCCTTAAGTTCTTTGATGCCGTGCCTCTGGCCGAGCAGGGGTTAGCCTGGGTCTTGCCTACGGCCGTCACTCTGCTGCTGTGCATGCTCACCCTACGCTTTGTGCAAAGTAAAACAGCCTGCGCTGTCAGTGGTTAA